The Scyliorhinus canicula chromosome 10, sScyCan1.1, whole genome shotgun sequence genomic interval GGTTTAGATAGAGTAAAttaagagaaactgtttccaatggcTATAATGAAAGGATGAAGATTTATTTGATTGGCAAAAAAACAGAGGTGACATGAGGTAAAATGTCCTGAGCAACAAGTAGTTTGCTTTTTGAATGCAATACCTGATAGGGGGGAAGTTCCAGGCTCAATAATAGCTTACAAAAGGAAATTGCATGAATATTTGAATGAGGCAGAATTTCAGGGATTATGGGAAAGAATAGGGAATGGAACCAATTGGATTGCTCGTCGAAAGAACTGGCACAAACCCAACAAGCCTCTTTCTGAcaggtagtgggggtggggggcaaaagAGCCAGCCACCTGAATTGAGGACAGAGACCCATTCAAGCAACACTGATCCCTCAGAGTGGCAATGATTGTGACCCCTGTTTTAATCCCTCATTCGCAGCCTTGACATGGACATTCACCAGAGCATTGCGTAACGACAAAACTATTGCGCAACCGGACAAGCTTGAGGACCCTCCTTTGAAACGTGGCCCACTCAGAGGAGAAGCCACCCAAAATCCTAAATTCATCTCATGTACTCACTGAACATTCACCCTTATGTTTAGCCCAAACAGCACAGCCTTGGACAGCCTTGGAATGCAGCTAATGATGATCACACCCCCTGGGGTGACAGCAAAACACTCAGTCACCTGGCCGATGCTGCTGCAAGTTGGTCGTGTGAgccagggaggggttggggtttgTGGTGAATGTTCATGCACATCACACACTGGGCGTCATTTCAGGGCCCCAGTGCTCTCTGGAATGCGTAAAAAGGCCTTGAACCCACAATCGCAAACGGAAAGTAGATGTTTGGCGGCTAATTCTGACTCTTGCATGTttctcattaacactgcagtgaggaGACCATCAGGAAGATAGAGCCCGGTGTTAGCACTGCCTGCATTATTGTCTGGGTCACCAAACGGACCAGCAGAACCCTCAGGGCTAAGGGGCAGCAGATCCTCCTGCGGACACAGAGGATGATCCTCGGAGAGCTGTAATGTGTAGGTGCCATGCTGGACCCTACGTGTACAGACATTACATGTGCTATCTGCAGAGTGAGACCCAATGTTTAATCATCAtagtttaatcatagaatttacagtgcagaagaaggccattcagcccatcgagtctgcaccggcccttggaaagagcagatgGTTCTGCATGGCAAGAAATCTGGTGactcacattttccacattctGTACGATTTGGCATCTCAGGGACTTGGAGAGCATCCTTTGCCAGGGGCTGTGACAGTAACCACTGCCCTCAATTCCTACCCCAGTAGCTTCTTCCATTCACGTGGCACCACCCCTCACTCCAATATTAAAATTGGGGCTGCAGTTTCTCATGGATATTAGAATGAACTGCCATTAGGAGCAATAATTGCAATTCTTGTATGCAGAACATTGTTTATCCGATTGAAAATGTGCCGGCTCCGAGATAAAttacattgaaacatagaaaatagaagcatttCAGCCCACCCTATTGTTGCTGGCTGAAGACGAGCTACCTGTCCTAGTGCCGCTCTGCAACACTTGGTGTGTGACCCTTCAGGAGCATATCCAAGAATGTTTACATGTGGTGAGGGTCTCTGCCGCCACCAACTCAATCAGTCGGTGAGTTCCAAATCCTTTAGGTGGAATACATTCTCCTCAAATCTAATCCTTCAACTAATCACTCTAAATCTATGTGCCTGAGGGATATTGTTCCATCTCATCCACTCAACCCAGGTCCCTATAATTTTACATACCTGAATTAAATCTCCTCTCTGCCTCTTCTGTTCACTATTCAATCTATTCTCGCCGCCAAGGTAACTCCATTCCTGGCAACATTTTGTTCATGATCTTGAGACAACAGCGTGAAATGGCTGATCTTGGGCGCTGAATTTCCCGCCCGCCATCGGCCtatgccaatgtccgggaaaatcccgcccttgcAATTGAAATGGGAACCATTCAGATTTTTTGGGCTCCCCCTCACAAAACATGAGCCCATAGAACCATTGGGTCATCTTTCCTGGCAGGCGTTGGCCACCTTACAAACTGTACAAATTAAATAGATTCTTATTTTCAGAATACATATTTCAAGCAATCGCCACTCAAAACGCAATCTGGATTTTCTACTTGTTCTAGATGCACTTACTTGTAAGGAAAGACCAAGTGTCATGTTGGGTAGAGATACAAAATGAATTCTTATTGAAGAAATGAGCAGGTACAGTCCATAATCAATCAATATTATTATCGCCCAAAGAAGCGAGTTAGCAAAAATAGGAGTGAAGAATTTCAAGGTGATTTTCTGTTCCTTTGTTGTTAATCGCCACGATGGGATCTTGATGAAACATTTCTTCTCCTTTTTAGTGAGTGGAAACAAAGGAGGCTCCCCTTGGTTACATTTCCTTTCATCCATCTCCACAAATTGTTTCGTAATGAATATATTTTCAAACTCAATATTGTGCAAGTACTTTCTGATATAGAGACCAGTGCCTACTAAAACGAACAAAATACCTAATGCGGTCACAGAAACCTTGGAAACCATAAGCACCGTGTCAAAAGTCAATATCAGACGTTGACTGAGGTTCTCCAGCTGATGGCTGGTTACATTGAGATAGTTTTGCAGTTCTTCATCCATTCCCTGTGTTACAACAGGGTTAGGAATTTTAACATGCACTTTTTTTCCTGCATCCCTTAGTTTTTGGGGTAACCATTCAATGATTTCAACATATCTTTCCAAAAGAGATTTGATAGATGAGATTTTATCCACCAGGTAGCAGACAATGCACTGTGCCAATCCCCTTAAATTGTGAAAGCTGTTTTGAGCGCAATTGTAAAGCACCACGCCGGTGCCTGCTGTTATCAGAGTGTTGCGGCCTTGCTTTGTCCCACAGGAAATGAGGAATATCAGAATGAAGCACCTGAGATACTTGGAAAGAAACAAAGCTCCGGGAATGACTGCAGCAAAGGCTCCACACGCTGACAGTGCCACCAATAGGCTGCATTGCAATGCTCGCAAGGACATGTAGAGGATGCCACTGGCCCCCAGTCCCATCAGAAGACAAAGTGAAATAAGACATAGAACGTTCTTCAAACCAGATTTTCGTTCTGATGCAAACAGGCCCCAAAGAATTTCTAACTGTTGTTTTATTACCTTGAGCAGACTCATTTTTGTTCAAATGATGTTCTCTGTAAATCCAACAGAAATCACATTAGAAAAGGCATAAAATGAAAAATTAAGCACAATAGTGTAATTTTTTGTGAATTTTATGAATACTCTTCTAGTTCCAAATTGATTTCCAGTGGgcacacacagctctgatgtGAAGCCTtattaataaaagggttcaatACTCTTTGTTGTTCATATTGCTCAAAAGTGCACTGAGCATGCAAACCATGATGTCAATCAGTGCTCAATGCCAATTTGATGCCAGTGCTACCATCTTGGAGCTCCGTGCACCAATCTACACTCTCACCTAACCTCATTTGGCTGAACATGCATTTGAGCAGCATTAAGGAGTTCCAATTGCTTTATTTAAAAGGAGAAGCAACTACTTATACTGTAGTCAGGTGCAGGTTGATTTATTTTGGCTGTTTCTACAATTCTACCCATGGTTTTGCTACTTTCCACCGTTGATGCTAAAGgtgcagtaataataatctttattgtcacaagtcggcttacattgcaatgaagttactgtgaaaagcccctagtcgccacattccggtgcctgttcgggtacacggagagagaattcagaatgttcaaattacctaactgcacgtctttcaggacttgtgggaggaaaccagagcagtgaGCCTTGTTTTTGAATAATGTACGACAGAC includes:
- the LOC119972960 gene encoding dendritic cell-specific transmembrane protein-like: MSLLKVIKQQLEILWGLFASERKSGLKNVLCLISLCLLMGLGASGILYMSLRALQCSLLVALSACGAFAAVIPGALFLSKYLRCFILIFLISCGTKQGRNTLITAGTGVVLYNCAQNSFHNLRGLAQCIVCYLVDKISSIKSLLERYVEIIEWLPQKLRDAGKKVHVKIPNPVVTQGMDEELQNYLNVTSHQLENLSQRLILTFDTVLMVSKVSVTALGILFVLVGTGLYIRKYLHNIEFENIFITKQFVEMDERKCNQGEPPLFPLTKKEKKCFIKIPSWRLTTKEQKITLKFFTPIFANSLLWAIIILIDYGLYLLISSIRIHFVSLPNMTLGLSLQAGVSYEGPLFKSDCFPHTTLTIDGVWIPLAQISSVLVLLTLLSTKLLTLKILVLSSFYPDAQRDRVYFLYDRITRKRSSGILKCNTKKSLKAAVNSVSFWFPIFKMKLKIEQTENNQ